ACGCCGGCCTGCGCGCCGCCATGGACCACGACCCCAAGGTCGTCCTCATGGGCGAGGACATCGGCGCCCTGGGCGGCGTGTTCCGGGTGACCGACGGCCTGCAGAAGGACTTCGGCGAGGACCGCGTCATCGACACCCCGCTCGCGGAGTCCGGCATCGTCGGCACCGCCATCGGCCTGGCCATGCGCGGCTACCGCCCGGTCGTGGAGATCCAGTTCGACGGGTTCGTGTTCCCGGCCTTCGACCAGATCGTCACCCAGCTCGCCAAGATGGGGAACCGCTCCGCCGGGCGGGTCCGCCTGCCCGTCGTCATCCGCATCCCCTTCGGCGGGGGCATCGGCGCGGTCGAGCACCACTCGGAGTCGCCGGAGTCCTACTTCGTCCACACCGGCGGGCTGCGGGTGGTCACCCCGTCCACGCCGGAGGACGCGTTCTGGATGGTCCAGCAGGCCGTCGCCTGCCCCGACCCCGTCGTCTTCCTCGAGCCCAAGCGCCGCTACTGGGACAAGGGCGAGGTGCCGGAGGGCGCCGTGCTCCGCAGCCCCGGCGACGCCCCCCGCCCGTTCGGCGCAGCCCACGTGGCCCGGCCCGGCGCCGACGTGACGATGCTCTGCTACGGCCCGATGGTGCGGACCTGCCTCGCCGCCGCGGAGGCCGCGGCCGCCGACGGCACCGCCGACATCGAGGTCGTGGACCTGCGCAGCCTGTCGCCGCTGGACCTGCCGACCGTCATGGCCTCGGTCCGGCGCACCGGCCGGGCCGTCGTCGTCCACGAGGCCCCGACCACCCTCGGCCTCGGTGCCGAGCTCGCCGCCCGCGTCCAGGAGGGCTGCTTCTACCACCTCGAGGCACCGGTGCTCAGGGTCGGCGGGTTCTCCGCCCCCTACCCGGCGGCCAAGATCGAGGACGAGTACCTGCCCGACCTCGACCGCGTCCTCGACGCCGTCGACCGGGTGCTCGCGCACTGACGCGCGGGCCGAGGAGGAGGGTGACGCCATGAGCGTCCAGACGTCCGGCGCGACCGCGCCAGCAGCACAGGGCACCGTCGAGCACTACCGCATGCCCGACGCGGGGGAGGGCCTCACCGAGGCCGAGGTCGTCACCTGGCGGGTCGCCGTCGGCGACACCGTCGAGGTCAACGACGTCGTCGTCGAGGTGGAGACCGCCAAGTCCCTCGTCGAGCTCCCGTGCCCGTACGCGGGCGTCGTCGTCGAGCTCATGGCCGCCGAGGGCGACACGGTCGCGGTCGGCACGCCGATCCTCGCCGTGCGCACCGGGGACGCTCCCGAGGCCGACGCCGACGGCGGCGGCGGGACGACGGACCGACCGACCTCGCAGCCGGCCGACCGACCGACCGGGCAGTCGACCGACCAGGCCGACGCCAGGCCCGGCGCCGACGCCCACAGCGACGCCGCCCACGCGGCGCCCGTCGTCGGGGACGCCGCCCCCTCCGACGCCGACGGCGCCCCCGTGGGTCCGTCGGCAGAGACCGGGGCGCACCCCAGCACGCAGGCCGCCGCCGGGGCCGGGCGTACTGCCGTGCTCGTGGGCTACGGCCCCGCG
The Aquipuribacter hungaricus genome window above contains:
- a CDS encoding alpha-ketoacid dehydrogenase subunit beta → MDHDPKVVLMGEDIGALGGVFRVTDGLQKDFGEDRVIDTPLAESGIVGTAIGLAMRGYRPVVEIQFDGFVFPAFDQIVTQLAKMGNRSAGRVRLPVVIRIPFGGGIGAVEHHSESPESYFVHTGGLRVVTPSTPEDAFWMVQQAVACPDPVVFLEPKRRYWDKGEVPEGAVLRSPGDAPRPFGAAHVARPGADVTMLCYGPMVRTCLAAAEAAAADGTADIEVVDLRSLSPLDLPTVMASVRRTGRAVVVHEAPTTLGLGAELAARVQEGCFYHLEAPVLRVGGFSAPYPAAKIEDEYLPDLDRVLDAVDRVLAH
- a CDS encoding biotin/lipoyl-containing protein, whose translation is MSVQTSGATAPAAQGTVEHYRMPDAGEGLTEAEVVTWRVAVGDTVEVNDVVVEVETAKSLVELPCPYAGVVVELMAAEGDTVAVGTPILAVRTGDAPEADADGGGGTTDRPTSQPADRPTGQSTDQADARPGADAHSDAAHAAPVVGDAAPSDADGAPVGPSAETGAHPSTQAAAGAGRTAVLVGYGPA